A genomic stretch from Acropora palmata chromosome 13, jaAcrPala1.3, whole genome shotgun sequence includes:
- the LOC141863713 gene encoding mesencephalic astrocyte-derived neurotrophic factor-like, whose translation MWLFIVLSLNALLSGYVFPGEAALQEGDCEVCIKFLTNFASKLTSKEMSDPGTIQEKLKDACAKAKKKENRFCYYIGGTSDAATGMLGEITKPMSYHKPPEKICERLKTRDSQICELQYDKQIDLKNVDLKKLRVKQLKKILSDWDEECVGCLEKSDFIRRVEQLKTEHTEL comes from the exons ATGTGGTTATTTATTGTGCTTTCGTTGAATGCCTTGCTCAGTGGTTACGTTTTTCCTGGTGAAGCGGCGCTGCAAGAAGGAGATTGTGAAG tgTGTATCAAATTTCTGACAAACTTTGCGAGTAAATTGACCAGTAAAGAAATGTCAGATCCTGGAACAATCCAAGAGAAGTTGAAAGATGCCTGTGCAAAAGccaagaagaaagaaaacagattT TGCTACTATATTGGAGGGACCAGTGACGCAGCCACAGGTATGCTGGGTGAAATTACCAAGCCTATGAGTTATCACAAGCCCCCAGAGAAGATTTGCGAACGTCTTAAAACACGTGACTCACAGATTTGTGAGCTGCAGTATG ACAAACAGATTGACCTGAAAAATGTCGACCTCAAGAAGCTTCGTGTTAAACAGCTAAAAAAGATTTTGAGTGATTGGGATGAAGAATGTGTGGGATGTTTAGAGAAATCAGATTTCATCAGGAGAGTTGAACAGCTTAAGACTGAACATACAGAACTCTGA
- the LOC141863712 gene encoding uncharacterized protein LOC141863712, whose translation MSLTSILPSLPAIYTIQKNSQKHEVLETTSNAEDSTFSKKSKAKHHAQAEKLKAVAEAKAAKEREEQCVRLYELWSKIKEDKKEEHYQYLKERVSLQHEIIKRQDKLFEIHRAKIEQRQLQLREAKRLSRMAKSRKYSDFVQDVLARDRSKSVGLKSHFRIISSHEPKRALKPVADKRCSLDSSKAQSPRQPSMDSTGRTGVDSSLLTDNFKELLLDPVEVQLQKLLGPDEAEDFLHPTFREGAKKTLNPMAIQRKLSGIGASELWSVLRNKSQMKLEKQDDVIPVDVKKAYTAFLRECLQNNVPTVRRSFCKEGDDVFEEDRISESQLIQDVKLTRHRLDLMFRVAHMNRDKTKLLVKTTDSGDPPEGTVCRPPRYNPHQILEKPKKQQLSSVPTLALTDTEGEHKSMPLPPSPREETSELVTQRDDIVTAEKITFLTEEMATCEGEFSKRHNAPGCSSSLARVKKGPSQGNRTRGSLSAPASSMSTREEKKSQVKHWEPLSVNALLEYNLDSLRAPGSGEFLFGKSKTWKIQ comes from the exons atgTCACTGACGTCCATTTTGCCTTCTTTGCCGGCTATCTACACCATCCAAAAGAACAGCCAAAAGCACGA AGTTCTTGAGACAACTAGTAATGCAGAGGACtcaacgttttcaaaaaagagCAAAGCAAAACATCATGCGCAAGCTGAGAAATTGAAGGCTGTGGCAGAAGCTAAGGCTGCTAAAGAACGAGAGGAA CAATGTGTTCGTCTGTATGAGTTGTGGTCAAAGATAAAAGAAGACAAGAAGGAGGAACATTATCAGTATTTAAAAGAGAGAGTTTCTCTTCAGCATGAAATTATCAAACGACAAGACAAGCTGTTTGAAATCCACCGGGCTAAGATAGAACAGAGACAACTCCAG ttGAGAGAAGCTAAGCGTTTATCAAGGATGGCAAAATCCAGAAAATATTCTGATTTTGTCCAAGATGTCTTAG CTCGAGACCGAAGTAAATCTGTTGGGTTAAAATCCCATTTCCGCATCATTAGCAGCCATGAACCTAAACGTGCATTGAAACCAGTAGCTGACAAGCGCTGTAGTCTGGACTCCAGCAAAGCTCAGTCGCCAAGGCAACCAAGCATGGACAGCACAGGGCGGACTGGTGTAGACAGTTCGTTGTTGACCGACAACTTTAAAGAGCTTCTTCTTGATCCAGTTGAAGTTCAGCTTCAGAAGTTGCTTGGCCCTGATGAAGCTGAGGATTTTTTGCACCCAACATTCCGCGAAGGAGCGAAGAAGACGCTAAATCCAATGGCCATTCAGAGAAAAT tgagtgGTATTGGAGCAAGCGAACTATGGAGCGTATTGAGAAACAAGTCGCAAATGAAACTGGAAAAACAAGATGATGTGATTCCAGTTGATGTCAAG AAAGCATATACAGCTTTTCTGCGAGAATGTCTTCAAAATAACGTCCCCACAGTGCGACGAAGCTTCTGCAAAGAAGGCGATGAT gtTTTTGAAGAAGATCGAATCAGCGAAAGCCAGTTAATTCAAGACGTCAAATTGACCCGTCATCGTTTGGATCTTATGTTCAGAGTGGCGCACATGAATCGTGACAAAACCAAACTCCTGGTCAAAACTACGGACTCAGGAGATCCCCCTGAGGGGACAGTGTGTCGACCCCCAAGATACAACCCTCATCAAATCCTTGAGAAACCAAAG AAGCAGCAACTTTCGTCGGTACCAACTCTTGCTCTTACTGACACAGAGGGAGAGCACAAATCCATGCCTTTACCCCCATCCCCTCGGGAGGAGACATCTGAACTAGTCACACAACGTGATGACATCGTGACAGCAGAGAAAATAACATTCCTCACAGAAGAAATGGCTACTTGTGAGGGAGAATTCAGCAAACGGCATAACGCTCCTGGTTGTTCCTCTAGTCTGGCGCGCGTTAAAAAGGGGCCGTCACAAGGGAACAGAACCAGGGGATCTCTCTCAGCCCCTGCCAGCAGTATGAGCACaagggaagagaaaaagagtCAAGTGAAGCACTGGGAACCACT